The following nucleotide sequence is from Psilocybe cubensis strain MGC-MH-2018 chromosome 13, whole genome shotgun sequence.
GGCGGAGATGGTATCTAAGGGTGCAGGTATCTTGTACAGTGTATTGATACGACAAGAGGGATTAGGAGAACAGGGGGAGGTACAGCATTCGAATTCTGTCGTGCATATTTTCCGGTGAGCGCTTCCCTGTCCTTCCGTGTTGTACTTGGTAGCGACCATAGCTGAGTGTTTTTATAGTATTGGTGGCATTGCTGCGTCGTTAGCATTTGTGCTGGCGTGGAGACTCGCGCGGGAGATACGCCATAGATAGAATGAGCTGACGATAATGCGCTTGTTTTGGATTGCGTTAAATAGACTACGAATGGGTTTGTGtaatttttggattttttgtaCTTATTATCATTAGCACTAGGCTTTCCACTCTATGATCTTCACCCCTCGGTCAAATCTTCGGGTCCTTAGTTTCTCTTGGTCTTTCCCATGCATACCATTGTATCATGGTCGGAGGAGAATAAAAAAAGCTTGCGTGTGCGTATACGACTCGTAAACAATACCCTGCGTTCATCTGtgatcaaaaaaattttgttCAAACATCCGCGGATGACGTTGTGTTGGCATAGACTCCGAATGGCATCGACAATGCCATCACTCTCAACGAGTGGTGTATAAAAATTGGACTTTCCAAAGTTAAAAAACGGTCGACAACTGCCTTTTTGAGATTAACGGTTCAAACTGGTTTAATCTGTATACAACTACATCTGTGGGCCGCTGCGGCTTGGAATGATTAGTAACTACTTGAGAGAGGTGCATAGGAATCACGGCGGACATTTTGCTGAACAGTCGGGCAGAGAGTTGGTCCGAACAGTAACATGAACCATCAGAAGTCGGACATTATTTGAAGTGCAGAATGAGCGATTGATTTTGAATAAACCAAGACATTTCGAACATCTTTACACCCACAGATTGTGCCAGTTacaaagcatcaacaaatAGCTCAGAATATGGTTCCATCGCTGACGATTTCGATGGGAGGTCCACCGGTATCTGGTCGCTTGACTTTGGCAATTTCACGGCCACCCTTCCATGTCGCTGCCTCGAGTACTTGAGCCAGGGAAAGCTGGGACGCTACGAGCCCAAGTTCTGTGCGGATAAGATCGGCGATGCGATCACTAGCGAAAAAATAATTATTTAAGCAAATATATCATGAGGACATGCTTAGTAAAGTCACTGACAGCTCAATGACCGTCATGGCTCTCCATTCAACAATGGCTGGATGAGTGGGCAGGGCATGCGGGAGTCCTGACTTGGGATCCTTCGGGAGTGCATTTGGTTTGAGTGTCAAGACACCAAGATCGACGAGCAGTCCTCCTATCGTAACGACAAGCGGTCAAACGATGAGTTAAGAGATAATGTGAAAGATAAGGTATACCATTCCTGTATTCCGGAAGTCCTGTCATGTCTTCTAGACCGGATAGGTGCCATTTGAGGATTTTTTCTAATACCTCCACTAAACTATACGTCAACCACATTGTGAGTTTATGGAATGGGACGAGGTCGTCTCCTTCTTGAGGGTTGGCAATCGAAGCCTTGAGGGATGGACAAGGCCAAACATCCCCTAAAGAAACTCCAGCGAGGGAGATACGTGAGGGCCAGATTGGATTCAGGCCGTCCACCAAAGCCTGCCATAAGGCAGCGATTGGAACTACACGAATTTCGCCATCGAGTTTAGACTCTTTCTCGAGAAAATCTACTTGACGATAAGATGAGGCAACTTGTCAATTTAACGGAATACTTGCCAATAATATTGCCTGGTCTTCCATCTGCACCGAAGAATTCAGGACTAGATTTGAGTGCTTTCCCGAGATTAACCAAGAGAGATGCACGGCCTTCAATTCCAACCATCGGGTTAGATACGCTCACTTGCATTGCAGCGGCGGTATTCTCCGCGGTCACTTTCTCGAGGCCAATAGCTACAAAACAGTGAGTACATAACTCGAGAAACCCATTTGAACGCTCATACCGTCTACTTTGTATGGCTGTTCCGGGTCGCTTGAGAATATCCCCGACTCAAACATGTGAACACTTGCGACACCCAGACCTTCGGATCTTGAAAAAGTGAGGCCAGTACTTGACTCTTTGTATGACCAGGCATTTCCAGCACCGGCATCTAGTAGAACCGAAACAACAAATAAGTCAATTGTCCTTCGAGCTTGTTCCTTGATGTCAGCTGTGTTGGTTGAGTGCGCTGCCCATTTCTCAATCAGAGGCTTTATGCGTTCCGCTCCCGAGTCAAGATGCCTCCAACGGCCATGGGGATTAATCTATTGTTGGATCAGGGGCATTTTATGAAGATCCAGTCATACGACATACGCTGGCATAGTTGTCCCCGTAGTCTCTCTGTGAAGTCATAATCAACCAGATGCGCGGTATAAAGTGATAAAATCCGACCTTCATGAGCTGTACACAGAACCGGGCGACTTCAACCTCCTTCTCTGGATGGTATTCAAAGTACTCCAGTTTACCTTCTTGCGCTAGTGCGTGGATGCGACCACATCGTTCTCGGATGGCTGGAAGTGTCCTGAGATATATAGCAGTCTGAGAAGCTGGTATTTCAGTTCCGAGATTCATGGTGGATGGTATGTATGGACGTTTGACAGTGTGTTATCTGACTCCATTGAGGCGAGCACGCGGCGGCCAGCTGTGACGGCGTGCTGATAATATTGACAACAACCGCAAATACATTCATGTGATTTTTCAAGCTCCGACTCAATCTTTTTTGAACTCggtttgattttgaaatctTCGATGATCCTCCTTGCTCTTCATCTCTCCTATATACCTTCCGGATGACTCTGTGGGCATTGGCCTGGAATCTATAGATGTGTTCAATGTGCGGGCTTCTAGTGTCATTTTGACTTTGTCTGACGCCGCATGTGTGCAAGAATAAACCGTCCATCTATGGTCTGATTACCATTCTAATATTTCCTTCTATTTCATCTTTGTCTGCTCAACACTGGCGAAAGACTGTTTGGCTTTTTTACATAACCTCAGATTGGTCTTATAAAGGAGCTGCCACGCACTCGCGCAGTACGGTGCGTTTTCAGCTCAACTCTTTCCACTCCTTTTATGCCTCTTTCCTCCACCAAGCCATGTACAAGGCGGTCAAATATCTATTTTCTGGGCTGCCAGTCTGTTCCGTCGGGTCTATCTTTATCACCTTGTCAACCCCTGTATATCATCAGAAACACAGTGACTGGTTCCTGCTGAACAAATCGGTCTGAGCAAGGTCGGTACAGGGCTTTCTGCTACTCTTCTGCTGTGTGCCCTCTTTTCAAGGTTAAATAGCGACTTTGGAGGTCTTTGGCCAAGATATCTTTATGGATATGGGCTTGATCATATCTTTTACTTAGTCCCCAGTCTTCTGTTTCTCAATCATCGATTCAAACTGCAGAACCTTTGGCTGCATCACTTTTTCTTACCGTTGACACTACTTGGCAACAAAATCATGATGTTTTGATGATGTTACGTTTTACGCATTCTAAATGCCATCTCTTTTCCCTTGACAATCCTCCACTCATTCCGGTAATTGTATCCAGTCAAGAATACAAGCCTTCTCATCCATCAGCACAAAGAGTATTGTAGTCTTTTGGGCAGCCTTTTCACATACTGAACTTTAAGATCTTATCTCAGGTGGCGATATAAATGGGATGCAGCCTACTTTGATGgcattctttgtcaattccCATTGCATAACTTGTCCATAATCATTGAGTTTCTGCAGATTTATAACGAGTTCTTTACCGATATCAAAGACCGCCCTTGATAGCCTTGGGTCAAAATTCACACTGCGGAATGGTATTTTTGCATCATAATCTTCCCAAGTTTGTGTAGGGCTC
It contains:
- a CDS encoding Uracil catabolism protein 4, yielding MNLGTEIPASQTAIYLRTLPAIRERCGRIHALAQEGKLEYFEYHPEKEVEVARFCVQLMKRDYGDNYASINPHGRWRHLDSGAERIKPLIEKWAAHSTNTADIKEQARRTIDLFVVSVLLDAGAGNAWSYKESSTGLTFSRSEGLGVASVHMFESGIFSSDPEQPYKVDAIGLEKVTAENTAAAMQVSVSNPMVGIEGRASLLVNLGKALKSSPEFFGADGRPGNIIDFLEKESKLDGEIRVVPIAALWQALVDGLNPIWPSRISLAGVSLGDVWPCPSLKASIANPQEGDDLVPFHKLTMWLTYSLVEVLEKILKWHLSGLEDMTGLPEYRNGGLLVDLGVLTLKPNALPKDPKSGLPHALPTHPAIVEWRAMTVIELDRIADLIRTELGLVASQLSLAQVLEAATWKGGREIAKVKRPDTGGPPIEIVSDGTIF